In the Flavobacterium sp. J372 genome, one interval contains:
- a CDS encoding uroporphyrinogen-III synthase: MKVKTILVSQPEPKVDNSPYFEIQNKLKVKVDFRPFIHVEGVSAKDVRAQKIDLNNFTAIILTSKNSIDHFFRVAEEMRYKVPETMKYFCQSEAIAFYLQKYVVYRKRKIYVGQKDFADMAPLIKKYKDEKFLLPSSDQLNFDIPQTLNNLKVDWTPGTFYKTVMSDLSDLKDVYYDVLAFFSPTGIKSLFKNFPDFEQNNTRIAVFGSTTQKEALEHGLRVDIMAPTPETPSMTMALEKYIIEANKGK, translated from the coding sequence ATGAAAGTGAAAACTATTTTGGTGTCACAGCCGGAACCTAAAGTTGACAATTCGCCGTATTTTGAGATACAAAACAAGCTGAAGGTTAAGGTTGATTTCAGGCCATTTATTCACGTAGAGGGTGTAAGCGCCAAAGACGTAAGGGCGCAGAAGATAGACCTCAATAACTTTACCGCCATAATCCTTACCAGCAAGAACTCTATTGACCATTTTTTTCGCGTGGCCGAAGAAATGCGCTACAAAGTGCCGGAAACAATGAAGTATTTTTGCCAGAGCGAGGCAATTGCCTTTTACCTGCAGAAATATGTAGTGTACCGTAAGCGTAAAATTTATGTTGGGCAGAAAGACTTTGCTGATATGGCTCCGCTTATAAAAAAATATAAGGATGAGAAATTCCTCCTGCCGTCAAGCGATCAATTGAATTTTGACATTCCGCAAACGCTGAACAATCTTAAAGTGGACTGGACACCCGGGACTTTTTACAAAACCGTGATGAGCGACCTGAGCGACCTGAAGGACGTTTATTATGATGTACTTGCTTTCTTCAGTCCTACAGGGATAAAGTCACTATTCAAGAACTTCCCGGACTTTGAGCAGAACAATACGCGTATAGCGGTATTTGGAAGCACCACACAAAAAGAAGCCCTTGAGCACGGCCTGCGCGTAGATATTATGGCGCCAACGCCCGAAACTCCGAGCATGACTATGGCGCTTGAAAAATATATTATTGAAGCTAATAAAGGAAAATAA
- a CDS encoding DUF4271 domain-containing protein, whose protein sequence is MNELLLNERIIGGKDWATILFILCFVLIAVNRTAYETRFAEFVKLAWSDKYTKIYKEGSNLMSGFTVSFFVIQLISYSFLIQFFLSYPDVRISTGVDKYSWISFIQIFTLVAVFILSKFLIEKIIATSFNIEEFNEQFNLHKVNYRTYIGMLLLPVNIILFYNEPPHIIVLWIIIGLIVLTSVVSYLISLRLYQNAIIGKLFYFILYLCALEIAPYYFMYHWFANS, encoded by the coding sequence ATGAATGAACTGTTGCTGAATGAGCGCATAATTGGCGGAAAAGACTGGGCTACCATTCTTTTCATTTTATGCTTTGTGCTTATTGCAGTAAACAGGACTGCCTACGAAACACGTTTTGCCGAATTTGTGAAGCTTGCGTGGAGCGATAAGTACACCAAAATTTATAAAGAAGGCAGCAACCTCATGAGCGGGTTTACCGTTTCTTTCTTTGTCATACAGCTTATATCCTACTCGTTTCTTATACAGTTTTTTTTAAGTTACCCTGACGTCAGGATAAGTACCGGGGTTGATAAATACAGCTGGATTTCTTTCATACAAATATTTACGCTGGTTGCGGTTTTCATCCTTTCTAAATTTCTGATTGAAAAGATTATCGCCACATCTTTCAACATTGAAGAGTTTAATGAGCAGTTCAACCTGCACAAGGTAAATTATCGCACCTATATTGGTATGCTGCTGCTGCCGGTAAACATTATTTTGTTTTATAATGAACCCCCGCACATCATTGTTTTATGGATTATCATAGGCCTTATAGTGCTTACCAGCGTGGTTTCTTACCTCATTTCGTTAAGGCTTTACCAAAATGCAATCATAGGGAAATTGTTTTATTTTATTTTGTATCTTTGCGCACTTGAAATAGCACCCTATTATTTCATGTATCATTGGTTTGCAAACAGTTAG
- a CDS encoding polyprenol monophosphomannose synthase, with amino-acid sequence MNQGIVVIPTYNEAENIEAIVRAVFALDTAFDLLIVDDSSPDGTAAIVKKLQHEFEGRLHIEVRAGKAGLGTAYVHGFKWAISRKYEYIFEMDADFSHNPADLENLFTACANGADVAIGSRYSTGVNVVNWPLSRVLLSYFASVYVRMITGMQIMDATAGFICYKRKVLESVNLDNIKFVGYAFQIEMKYRAYVNGFNIVEVPIIFTDRTKGESKMSDAIIKEAIFGVVSLRMKKMLNRL; translated from the coding sequence ATGAACCAGGGCATTGTTGTTATCCCTACCTATAACGAAGCAGAAAATATTGAGGCCATTGTTAGGGCAGTTTTTGCGCTTGATACAGCTTTTGACCTGCTGATTGTGGATGACAGCTCGCCTGACGGAACAGCTGCAATTGTAAAGAAATTACAGCACGAATTTGAAGGACGGCTTCATATTGAAGTGCGTGCAGGTAAGGCAGGTTTGGGCACAGCTTATGTACACGGGTTTAAATGGGCTATATCCAGGAAATATGAGTACATCTTTGAAATGGATGCAGATTTTTCACATAATCCAGCAGATCTTGAAAATTTGTTCACAGCATGTGCAAACGGCGCTGATGTTGCTATTGGCTCAAGATACAGTACAGGGGTAAACGTTGTGAATTGGCCTTTGAGCCGTGTGCTTTTGTCTTACTTTGCATCAGTGTATGTGCGTATGATTACAGGTATGCAGATAATGGATGCCACTGCGGGATTTATTTGCTACAAGCGAAAAGTGCTTGAGAGTGTAAACCTTGACAACATTAAATTTGTGGGTTATGCTTTCCAGATAGAAATGAAATACCGTGCTTATGTAAACGGTTTTAATATAGTGGAAGTGCCTATAATATTTACCGACCGTACCAAAGGGGAATCAAAAATGAGCGATGCTATTATTAAGGAAGCTATATTTGGCGTGGTGTCGTTACGAATGAAAAAAATGCTTAACAGACTATAG
- a CDS encoding dihydroorotase, producing MNRILIKNARIVNEGTITEGDILIEGKFIKEIAESISAKPDVKVIDAEGNYLIPGAIDDQVHFREPGLTHKATIESESRAAVAGGITSFIEQPNTVPNAVTQELLEEKYQRAAETSYANYSFMMGGTNDNLEEILKTNPRNVAGLKLFLGSSTGNMLVDNPEVLEKIFSSTPLLIAVHCEDEATIRQNLEKFKAEYGDDIPVKFHPEIRSAEACYISSSKAIELAKKTGARLHVFHLSTAIETDLFTNKIPLEEKKITAEVCIHHLLFSDADYEKKGSLIKWNPAVKSAEDRDALWKALLDDRIDVIATDHAPHTLEEKKNPYTNSPAGAPMVQHAVVAMFEAFHQKKITVEKIVEKMAHNPAKLFKIEKRGFIREGYYADIVLINPGLPWNVKKENILYKCGWSPLEGTNFKSRITHTFVNGQLVYNNFKVKDVRCGERLLFDR from the coding sequence ATGAACAGGATTTTAATTAAGAATGCCAGGATTGTAAATGAAGGCACCATTACTGAAGGTGATATACTTATTGAAGGCAAATTTATAAAAGAAATTGCCGAGAGCATAAGTGCAAAACCCGATGTAAAAGTTATTGATGCCGAAGGCAATTATCTTATACCCGGCGCTATTGATGACCAGGTGCATTTCCGCGAGCCGGGGCTTACGCACAAAGCGACTATTGAAAGCGAATCACGGGCTGCCGTGGCTGGTGGCATCACATCGTTCATTGAACAGCCTAACACGGTGCCCAACGCTGTAACACAGGAACTTCTTGAAGAAAAATACCAGCGTGCTGCAGAAACATCATATGCCAACTACTCTTTTATGATGGGTGGCACTAATGATAATCTTGAGGAAATACTTAAGACAAACCCAAGAAATGTTGCGGGGCTGAAATTATTCCTTGGTTCTTCAACCGGAAATATGCTGGTGGATAATCCTGAAGTGCTTGAAAAAATATTCTCGAGCACACCATTGCTTATTGCTGTGCATTGTGAAGATGAAGCGACCATCCGGCAGAATCTTGAGAAATTCAAAGCCGAATATGGCGATGACATCCCGGTGAAATTCCATCCCGAAATTCGTAGTGCTGAAGCTTGTTATATTTCTTCGAGTAAAGCTATCGAGCTGGCAAAGAAAACGGGAGCAAGACTGCATGTATTTCATTTGTCAACTGCTATAGAGACTGATTTGTTCACTAACAAAATACCTCTTGAAGAGAAAAAAATTACGGCAGAGGTTTGCATACATCACCTTTTGTTTAGTGATGCTGATTATGAAAAGAAAGGCTCGCTCATAAAATGGAACCCCGCAGTAAAAAGTGCTGAAGATCGGGATGCACTGTGGAAGGCGCTGCTTGATGACAGGATTGATGTTATAGCGACAGACCATGCGCCGCATACGCTTGAAGAGAAGAAAAATCCTTACACAAATTCACCTGCAGGTGCCCCGATGGTGCAACATGCAGTAGTTGCCATGTTTGAAGCATTTCACCAAAAGAAGATTACAGTTGAGAAAATAGTTGAAAAAATGGCGCATAACCCGGCAAAACTTTTCAAGATTGAGAAGCGCGGTTTTATACGCGAGGGGTATTATGCTGATATTGTACTAATTAACCCTGGTTTACCCTGGAATGTAAAAAAGGAAAATATCCTCTATAAATGTGGTTGGTCTCCACTTGAAGGCACAAACTTTAAATCAAGAATTACACATACTTTTGTAAACGGCCAGCTAGTATATAATAACTTTAAAGTTAAAGATGTACGCTGTGGAGAAAGGCTGCTTTTTGATAGATAA
- a CDS encoding DUF4296 domain-containing protein, with translation MKKVICIVTIIAAFISCSQGNVVEKPQNLIEEGQMVNMLYDLSLLQASYSVLNMQDKRIDGLKFLKEKYGVDSTAFASSNKYYASQPEKYQKMQKQVLEMMEAEKAKLGKAAQTPAEKQLEKSRLSQ, from the coding sequence ATGAAAAAGGTTATCTGCATAGTTACAATAATTGCTGCATTCATTTCGTGCAGCCAGGGAAATGTGGTTGAAAAGCCTCAAAATCTTATTGAGGAAGGCCAAATGGTAAACATGCTGTATGATCTTTCATTGCTGCAGGCATCATACTCTGTACTCAATATGCAGGATAAACGCATTGACGGCCTGAAATTTTTAAAAGAAAAGTACGGTGTAGACAGCACTGCGTTTGCAAGCAGCAATAAATATTATGCTTCACAACCTGAAAAATACCAGAAAATGCAAAAGCAGGTGCTTGAAATGATGGAAGCTGAAAAAGCCAAGCTGGGTAAAGCAGCGCAGACTCCTGCCGAAAAGCAACTTGAAAAAAGCAGGCTTAGCCAATAA
- the tyrS gene encoding tyrosine--tRNA ligase has protein sequence MKNFVEELRWRGMVHDIMPGTEEQLMKEMTTAYIGFDPTSDSLHIGSLVPIIILVHLQKCGHKPIALVGGATGMIGDPSGKSDERNLLDEAALEKNVAGIKRVLSRFLDFNSSDENAPVLVNNYDWMKEFSFIGFVRDVGKRITVNYMMAKDSVKKRLTGEAGSGMSFTEFTYQLIQGYDFYHLHKKYNCLLQLGGSDQWGNITTGTELVRRMNGEGAKAFAMTCPLITKADGSKFGKSEGGNVWLDADKTSVYKFYQFWLNTSDADAEKYIKIFTFLDREEIEALIAAHHEAPHLRQLQKKLAEEVTTFVHSAEDTELAIKKSGFAFSNFDKAELENVGEEFFTDIFGEFIVAELPLASLQQGIDIVLALSDETKIFPSRGEARKSVIANAVAINKEKVAEGFVLSDKDIVLGKYILVQFGKKKYFVIEVK, from the coding sequence ATGAAAAATTTTGTAGAAGAACTTAGATGGAGAGGCATGGTACATGATATTATGCCGGGCACGGAAGAGCAACTGATGAAAGAAATGACGACAGCTTACATTGGCTTTGACCCCACATCAGACTCCCTGCACATAGGCAGCCTTGTGCCCATAATAATCCTTGTTCATCTGCAAAAATGCGGACATAAGCCCATTGCCCTCGTGGGCGGTGCCACCGGTATGATTGGTGACCCATCAGGTAAAAGTGATGAGCGCAACCTGCTTGACGAAGCTGCTCTTGAGAAGAATGTAGCCGGTATAAAGCGTGTGTTATCGCGTTTTTTAGACTTTAATTCTTCAGATGAAAATGCACCTGTCCTCGTAAATAATTACGACTGGATGAAGGAGTTCTCGTTTATCGGGTTTGTGCGTGATGTAGGCAAGCGTATAACTGTGAATTACATGATGGCTAAAGACTCGGTAAAAAAGAGGCTCACAGGTGAAGCCGGCAGTGGGATGTCTTTCACCGAGTTTACTTACCAGTTGATACAGGGCTACGACTTTTACCACCTGCATAAAAAATACAATTGTTTGCTGCAACTGGGCGGAAGCGACCAATGGGGCAACATTACTACCGGCACCGAGCTTGTACGCCGTATGAATGGTGAGGGTGCTAAAGCGTTTGCCATGACGTGCCCGCTCATAACTAAGGCCGACGGTTCTAAATTCGGGAAGAGTGAAGGCGGTAATGTATGGCTTGATGCCGACAAAACATCTGTTTATAAATTCTATCAGTTTTGGCTGAACACCAGTGATGCCGACGCTGAAAAATATATTAAGATATTCACTTTTCTGGATAGGGAAGAAATAGAGGCTCTCATTGCTGCGCACCATGAAGCGCCGCACCTAAGACAGCTTCAAAAGAAACTGGCGGAGGAAGTTACCACATTCGTCCATTCAGCAGAAGATACCGAACTGGCTATTAAAAAGTCAGGATTCGCTTTTTCAAATTTTGATAAGGCAGAACTCGAAAATGTGGGTGAAGAATTCTTTACAGATATATTTGGTGAATTCATTGTTGCTGAACTTCCGTTAGCGTCTCTGCAGCAGGGTATAGACATTGTATTAGCGTTAAGTGACGAGACTAAGATTTTTCCATCGCGCGGTGAAGCACGCAAGAGCGTTATAGCCAATGCGGTTGCAATCAACAAAGAGAAAGTTGCAGAAGGATTTGTGCTTTCAGATAAAGACATTGTTCTTGGTAAGTACATTTTAGTACAATTCGGCAAGAAAAAGTATTTTGTAATTGAAGTAAAATAA
- a CDS encoding S1C family serine protease, producing the protein MKRISSLFLVALMSGATTLGAYKLVFDNDTNKSALSIASNEPNYTRNVSLRTEEVDFTAAADNAVHTVVHVKNTSYATVRNPIMEFFYGYQGGQQQQQVGTGSGVIITEDGYIVTNNHVVQNASELEVTLNNNKSYKAKLVGTDSKMDIALLKVDTPDKLPYATFGNSDDIKVGEWVLAVGNPYNLNSTVTAGIVSAKARNLSKDGIQSFIQTDAAVNPGNSGGALVNTRGQLIGINTMISSMTGSYVGYSFAIPSNIARKIIEDIMQYGNVQRGALGVQGGELNATVAKDLGITETQGFYVNSAIKDSGAEKAGIKKGDIIKNIDGRDINGFADLNASLVTKRPGDVVKVTVNRDGTLKTLPVRLSKNEINSYSYSGLEFEDLTVADKKKFNITYGVKIKDITGDEYMPYYDELKDGIILSVNNVKAKDIETVSSVLNSKNPNQKVRVEMLMKNGQLIRFLM; encoded by the coding sequence ATGAAAAGAATTTCAAGTTTATTTTTGGTAGCCCTTATGAGTGGCGCCACTACGCTTGGGGCATACAAACTGGTATTTGATAATGACACAAATAAATCTGCCTTATCAATTGCCTCAAACGAGCCTAATTATACGCGCAATGTAAGCCTTAGGACTGAAGAAGTTGATTTTACTGCTGCTGCAGACAATGCCGTGCATACTGTAGTGCACGTTAAAAATACATCTTACGCTACTGTGCGCAATCCTATAATGGAGTTCTTTTACGGCTATCAGGGCGGCCAGCAACAACAGCAGGTTGGTACCGGGTCGGGTGTAATAATTACTGAAGATGGCTACATTGTGACCAACAACCACGTTGTACAGAATGCGAGTGAGCTTGAGGTAACGCTGAATAACAATAAGTCGTACAAAGCTAAACTTGTTGGAACTGATTCTAAGATGGATATTGCTCTTCTAAAAGTAGATACGCCTGATAAACTTCCTTACGCTACTTTTGGTAACAGTGATGATATTAAAGTAGGTGAATGGGTGCTGGCCGTAGGTAACCCGTATAATCTTAATTCAACCGTTACGGCAGGTATTGTATCTGCCAAGGCCCGGAATCTTAGTAAAGACGGTATCCAATCATTCATACAAACTGATGCAGCAGTAAACCCCGGCAACAGTGGTGGTGCCCTTGTAAACACCCGTGGCCAGCTTATTGGCATCAATACCATGATATCATCTATGACAGGTTCATATGTAGGCTATTCATTTGCAATACCATCTAACATAGCGCGTAAAATTATTGAAGACATCATGCAATACGGCAATGTACAGCGCGGTGCGCTGGGTGTACAGGGCGGCGAGCTTAATGCTACGGTGGCGAAAGATTTGGGCATTACCGAAACGCAAGGCTTTTATGTAAATAGCGCCATTAAAGATTCAGGCGCTGAAAAAGCAGGCATTAAAAAAGGAGATATCATCAAGAACATTGACGGGCGCGATATTAACGGCTTTGCCGACCTTAATGCTTCGCTTGTAACCAAAAGACCCGGTGATGTGGTTAAAGTAACCGTTAACCGTGACGGAACATTGAAGACATTACCAGTTAGACTTTCTAAAAATGAGATTAACAGCTATAGCTATAGCGGACTTGAGTTTGAAGACCTTACAGTAGCCGACAAGAAAAAGTTCAACATTACTTATGGCGTAAAAATAAAAGATATTACAGGTGACGAGTATATGCCGTATTATGATGAACTTAAAGACGGTATAATATTAAGTGTAAATAATGTAAAGGCTAAAGACATTGAAACTGTATCATCAGTACTTAACAGCAAAAATCCTAACCAGAAAGTTAGGGTTGAAATGCTGATGAAGAATGGCCAGCTTATACGCTTCCTGATGTAA
- the dapF gene encoding diaminopimelate epimerase, with protein sequence MLHTFYKYQGTGNDFIMIDNRDNAFPKNNTKLVAKLCDRRFGIGADGLILLENGTGGDFSMVYYNSDGNQSTMCGNGGRCIVAFAKQLELIDAQTEFMAVDGMHVARINDDGTVSLQMKDVHNVTVYQNYVFLDTGSPHHVELVDNLDEFDVKRVGSQIRYSGMYGDAGSNVNFVSAVGTDKFSVRTYERGVEDETLSCGTGVTAVAIAMKVLGKTDSEMVKLQTPGGELEVSFLQDGQQFKEIYLTGPAAFVFKGEIKW encoded by the coding sequence ATGCTGCACACTTTTTACAAATACCAGGGCACCGGCAACGATTTTATAATGATTGACAATCGTGATAATGCATTTCCCAAAAATAATACCAAACTTGTTGCGAAACTATGTGACCGAAGGTTTGGCATTGGTGCTGACGGGCTTATCCTGTTGGAAAACGGTACTGGTGGCGATTTTAGTATGGTGTATTACAACAGTGATGGTAACCAAAGCACAATGTGCGGTAACGGAGGCAGGTGTATTGTGGCATTTGCTAAGCAGCTTGAACTCATTGACGCGCAGACGGAATTTATGGCGGTAGACGGGATGCATGTGGCGCGAATAAATGACGATGGCACAGTATCACTGCAAATGAAGGATGTACACAACGTCACCGTTTATCAAAACTATGTTTTTCTTGATACCGGATCTCCTCATCATGTTGAACTGGTAGATAATTTAGATGAGTTTGACGTAAAGCGTGTGGGTTCGCAAATTCGTTACAGCGGTATGTATGGCGATGCAGGCAGCAACGTGAATTTTGTTTCTGCAGTGGGAACTGACAAATTTTCAGTACGCACTTATGAGCGTGGTGTTGAAGATGAAACATTGTCTTGCGGCACAGGCGTAACGGCAGTAGCCATAGCCATGAAAGTTTTAGGTAAAACCGATAGCGAGATGGTAAAGCTTCAAACACCTGGTGGTGAGCTTGAAGTTTCATTTCTTCAGGATGGGCAGCAGTTTAAAGAAATTTATCTTACCGGCCCAGCTGCTTTTGTCTTTAAAGGAGAGATAAAATGGTAA
- a CDS encoding GNAT family N-acetyltransferase: protein MVTLTGNTVYLRALEPEDLEFIYAIENHEPAWEVSNTQTPYSRFLIRQYLANAHQDIYEAKQLRLAICKTGSSDAIGLIDLFDFDPANQRAGVGIIIKDDGERSKGVGKEALGLLINYTFTHLRLHQLYANIGLHNAASIRLFSNFGFVEIGIKKDWNRTKTGYADEAMYQLINTN, encoded by the coding sequence ATGGTAACCCTTACAGGCAATACTGTTTACCTTCGTGCGCTTGAGCCTGAAGACCTTGAATTCATTTACGCTATAGAAAATCACGAACCTGCATGGGAAGTGTCTAACACACAGACGCCTTACAGCCGATTCCTGATAAGGCAGTACCTTGCGAATGCACACCAGGATATTTACGAAGCTAAACAACTGAGGCTTGCTATCTGCAAAACAGGCAGCAGTGATGCCATTGGGCTGATTGATCTTTTTGACTTTGACCCGGCTAACCAAAGGGCAGGGGTAGGTATAATTATAAAAGATGATGGAGAGAGGAGTAAGGGTGTTGGCAAAGAAGCTTTAGGGCTTTTAATAAATTATACATTCACTCACTTGCGCCTGCACCAGCTGTATGCAAATATTGGTTTGCACAACGCAGCAAGTATCAGGCTTTTTAGTAATTTTGGCTTCGTTGAAATCGGCATCAAAAAAGACTGGAACCGTACAAAAACAGGATATGCTGATGAAGCTATGTACCAATTAATAAATACAAACTAA
- the mltG gene encoding endolytic transglycosylase MltG translates to MRLRKIIGIFSLVVVLGATAYGYMMYRDIFSANTTFSENTMAVYIPTNATYAEVQELIRPYIKDMDKFNSTADKKSYPANIKAGKFILKRGMNNNDLVNALRQPVPVNIAFNNQETLQRAVGRIASQIEPDSIALLKAFTDKTFLEENGFTEDNVLAVFIPNTYEFFWNTTPTKVRDKMAKEYRKFWTKERLAKAEAQNLTPLQVSALASIVHKETVKTDERPRVAGVYLNRLKKGMKLEADPTVIYAMKRQSGDFDQVIKRVLFKDLVIDSPYNTYKYAGLPPGPIAMPDISALDAVLNPEEHNYIYFCASVTNFGYHEFAVTPAQHEVNRQKYVAWVNKMGIKR, encoded by the coding sequence TTGAGACTAAGGAAAATTATAGGCATATTTTCGCTTGTTGTTGTGCTTGGCGCCACAGCTTATGGATACATGATGTACAGGGATATTTTCTCAGCCAATACTACATTCAGCGAAAATACTATGGCAGTATATATACCTACAAATGCAACTTATGCAGAGGTTCAGGAATTGATCAGGCCATACATTAAGGATATGGATAAATTTAATTCAACTGCTGACAAAAAATCATATCCTGCTAATATCAAAGCGGGTAAATTTATCCTGAAGCGGGGCATGAACAATAATGATTTAGTGAACGCACTGCGCCAGCCCGTGCCTGTGAACATTGCCTTCAACAACCAGGAAACCCTTCAGAGGGCTGTAGGCCGCATTGCTTCACAGATTGAGCCCGACAGTATTGCGCTGCTAAAAGCATTTACCGATAAAACTTTTCTTGAAGAAAATGGATTTACAGAAGATAATGTGTTAGCTGTCTTCATCCCCAATACTTATGAGTTCTTTTGGAATACGACACCAACAAAAGTAAGGGACAAGATGGCAAAAGAGTATCGTAAATTCTGGACAAAAGAACGCCTTGCAAAAGCTGAGGCACAAAACCTTACGCCGCTGCAGGTATCAGCCCTTGCATCTATAGTACACAAAGAAACTGTAAAGACAGATGAGCGTCCGCGTGTGGCAGGCGTATATCTCAATCGACTGAAGAAAGGGATGAAGCTTGAGGCCGACCCTACTGTGATTTATGCAATGAAAAGGCAGTCAGGCGATTTTGATCAGGTAATTAAACGTGTGCTGTTTAAAGACCTAGTTATTGATTCTCCTTACAACACTTACAAATATGCAGGCCTGCCTCCGGGGCCAATTGCAATGCCTGATATTTCAGCGCTTGATGCAGTACTTAATCCTGAGGAGCACAACTATATCTATTTTTGTGCGAGTGTTACGAATTTCGGCTATCATGAATTTGCTGTTACACCGGCTCAACACGAAGTAAATCGTCAAAAATATGTTGCATGGGTAAATAAGATGGGTATCAAGCGTTGA
- a CDS encoding peptidoglycan-binding protein LysM, with protein sequence MIKQWAYFSGIALFIISVSSGFKATQPKQFGKIEGFHLTEDEITNYTVPTIDETATVGFDFPFTGKSYVGFKQAVAIKESQGLYKLVNPFGYMGKYQFGRSTLRALGINDTKKFLNTPVLQERAFRALLCKNKWELRGEIEQFDGKVVNGVKITESGLLAAAHLAGAGSVKNFLHSNGKRVFRDGFGTSVKSYIRKFAGYDTSGIVPHPEPKVKL encoded by the coding sequence ATGATAAAACAATGGGCATATTTTTCAGGCATAGCGCTTTTCATTATTAGTGTTAGTTCAGGCTTTAAAGCCACACAACCAAAACAATTCGGTAAAATTGAAGGTTTTCACCTTACCGAAGATGAAATAACAAACTATACGGTACCAACAATTGACGAGACTGCAACAGTTGGTTTTGATTTTCCTTTCACAGGCAAATCATACGTAGGTTTTAAGCAGGCGGTAGCCATAAAAGAATCCCAGGGCCTTTATAAGTTAGTAAATCCTTTTGGCTATATGGGCAAATACCAGTTTGGGCGCAGCACTCTTCGCGCACTTGGTATTAACGATACTAAAAAATTCCTCAATACGCCGGTACTGCAAGAACGTGCGTTCAGGGCGTTGCTCTGCAAAAATAAATGGGAACTTCGCGGGGAAATTGAACAGTTTGACGGAAAAGTTGTGAACGGTGTTAAAATTACTGAATCTGGGCTCTTGGCTGCAGCACATTTAGCGGGAGCAGGGTCAGTTAAAAACTTTTTGCACAGTAATGGTAAAAGGGTTTTCAGGGACGGTTTCGGTACTTCGGTTAAAAGTTATATTAGGAAATTTGCGGGCTATGATACATCAGGTATCGTTCCCCATCCAGAACCAAAGGTAAAACTGTAG